AAAACGAACCTACGACAGATTAAAACTCCATCTTCCCAAACAGTTCTGTCAGCTCCCTAACCTTCCATTCCCACCACACTTCCCCCAATACCCTTCCAAGAAACAGTTCATAGATTATCTCGAATCCTACGCACAGCACTTCGACCTAAACCCACGATTCAACCAGTGTGTCCAGTCTGCTAGGTACGATGAAACCAGCGGCTTCTGGAGGGTAAAAACCGTTGCCACCTGTGGCTCTGTGAAGAATGAGTTTGAGTACATTTGTAGGTGGCTGGTGGTGGCCACCGGAGAGAATGCGGAGTGCGTGATGCCTGAGATAGAAGGCTTGAAGGAATTCAAAGGGGACGTTATTCATGCATGTGAGTATAAATGTGGAGAAAGATTCAAGGGGAAGAAAGTTCTTGTTGTTGGTTGTGGCAACTCTGGCATGGAACTCTCACTCGACTTGTTTAACCACAGTGCTTCTCCTTCCATCGTTGTTCGCAGCTCGGTAAGTCCTTCTCTTGTAAACTTATTATATCTATCAACTACGTAATCATCACGTGCTAATATATTACCCACTCAAATTGCTTATTTTTACAAGTTGTTCTTTGAATAATTTTGAGTTCGGTGATTAATGGGGTTGCTTTGATTTTGGTTTGGCAGGTTCATGTGTTGCCTAGAGAAGTGTTTGGGAAGTCAACATTTGAATTGGCAACTTTGATGCTGCAATGGTTGCCACTTTGGGTGGTTGACAAAATTCTGTTGGTGCTGGCGTGGTTGGTGTTGGGGAACATGGAGAAGTTTGGGCTGAAAAGACCTTTGGAAGGTCCTTTATCGTGGAAGAACAGAAAGGGTAAGACTCCTGTTTTGGACATTGGAACGTTGGAGAAAATTAAATCGGGTGACATAAAAGTTGTTCCAGCCATAAAGAGATTCGACAATGGATGCGTGGAGCTTGTTAATGGTGAAAAGCAAGACGTTGATGCAGTGGTGCTTGCAACAGGGTATCGTAGCAATGTCCCTTCTTGGCTTGAGGTGAGAATTTGTTTGCAGAAAGTGTGAAATGTTTGATGAGTGTATAGTGGGAATGGAAAAATAATGTGAAAAGGGTAATGTTGTTGCAGGAAGGTGAATTTTTCTCTGAGAATGGTTTCCCAAAGTGTCCATTCCCAAATGGTTGGAAAGGAAATGTTGGACTTTATGCTGTTGGGTTTACAAGGAGAGGGCTCTCTGGTGCCTCATTCGATGCTATCAAAATCGCTCAAGACATTGCTCAACTTTGGAAACAAGACACTAAGCCACATAAACATCGTACCACTGCTTCTCATAGACGTTGCATTTCTCAGTTCTGAAATTAACTCTCTAGTCACTTACAACCATGCAACCATTGTTGTTTCTTTTAGACAGGAATTTGTTGCTgtataaacaaattaacaatATCTTCTGTAATAACATGGTAGAATATTTAGGTTCTTAGCCCTCTCCCATGGCCCAAGTTTTCAACCGTCTTTTGGGATTTTCTTTTAGGAAACCAAGGATGATGAGGCTTTCTGGCATTTACAATTTGTTCTCTCAAATTCATACGGCTTATAAGTGTACCATATTTCATTCATTAAGTCTAACGATATAATTTCAACTTCATTTGCAATCTCATTCTtgtctttattgtttttattttccctttcttttagcTAAAGATGATTGTGCTGGTGATTAGAAgtgattgttttctttttctctcaatcaCAAGCTTTGTAAACAAGGACAAATACAAGGGTTGGTTGCATCCAACAGTTATTGGTCAAACATAAAAATCCCAAAAGCTTGAtgaaaagaaaggagaaaaaggtTACTAAAATGTTTCCATTTTAGGCTTCATCTTAGATTTTTGAGTCCTTTCCTCTCTGCTTCCATCGATTAGACTTTCTTTGATAAGATTGAGACTAGGGCTAATCTAAGTGAAGAATTTTCATGATAGACTTTCTCAACTTTTTGGTTTAGATTTAAAGCAGCTAGGCAACAAATTTTGAAGCAATTTTCCTCTTCACAAATGGAGTATCTTACGAGGGATCTTCATGTGATGTAAGGTTCATTATTATGTTGATATTAACACTTTGAGAATAAGATGTTCTAACTTACTTTGTCCTTTTGTGTGAATAGTAAAAAGGTCATATCCTATAATTAGTGGCCCTCAGCTTCAATGTTTGTGACAACTGGTAGGGTTGAACATCATTCTCCATCACATCTCTCTCCCCTATGCCAATTCCTAGAGGTTCCATAACAATTTTCCTatcataaaacaacacataacaTTGTTACATTGAGTTTGACACATATATAAAACTTAACCATCTTTCAACAATTGCAGCACTTCACCTGCTCAAAgcacaaaaatcaaaatcaaaccccCTTATGTAAACTACATTTGAGAAGAGAAGTATTACTCTAGTTTACTTTTCATCTgataaaatcttataaaagaAGTACAGtgttttgttaatttctttttttttctttttcattgttttagtatttgagaaaaaattaataaaaaaattaatttttcctttaaaattcTTCCTCTAGTTGTTTTTCCTATTTTCGTTTTAGATATTACTGTtatctgttttatttttgtcttgtaaTTTTTGTGCTGTTATTTTGATACCTAGGACGACGTTCAAATAATGTATCCCGTTAAGTCACATGTAAAGATGGAgttgtgtaatttttattaaataattattatagaatttaaatttcaacGTATCGATTTTCGATTAGAGAAATTTCAAGAAATTTATGAAAGAAAGTTGGTTCAGACGTAAAAGCACGTGATTATGAATGGAAACCAAATGAGAACTTTGATCATTCTTCTATTTGATCAATGGCACTAGCTATACTGCAGTAAACTAACAACTGGGCATGGGCAAGTACACAATATTGTTAAGGTTAATGCTtagaaaaaatgattttgtctCGGTATGCCCACACTTTTAACCAATTACTTATCTCACGTTATCTCTTATTCTTCCAATATGTTTTGTTAAATGTCTTTTAATAAAGTTCAAGTTCAAGTCTCAACATATAAATATACCTATTGAAGCTACTTTAATGTTCAAGTAAGTTTTCAGTTGTATTGATTATtacaattaagttttaaatcttcaataaatacaatttcttactttttcacttatttcgacataaacttttaataaaGACTGGTTCAATTGCAGTTTAATGTTgttgaaatatgttttttattttgttaatcgAATTGTGAATCTTTGATATACAAGATATCAAACT
This genomic interval from Vigna radiata var. radiata cultivar VC1973A chromosome 8, Vradiata_ver6, whole genome shotgun sequence contains the following:
- the LOC106771284 gene encoding probable indole-3-pyruvate monooxygenase YUCCA8 encodes the protein MENLFRLVNCEEEMFSKRCIWVNGPVIVGAGPSGLATAACLKQQGVPFMLLERAECIASLWQKRTYDRLKLHLPKQFCQLPNLPFPPHFPQYPSKKQFIDYLESYAQHFDLNPRFNQCVQSARYDETSGFWRVKTVATCGSVKNEFEYICRWLVVATGENAECVMPEIEGLKEFKGDVIHACEYKCGERFKGKKVLVVGCGNSGMELSLDLFNHSASPSIVVRSSVHVLPREVFGKSTFELATLMLQWLPLWVVDKILLVLAWLVLGNMEKFGLKRPLEGPLSWKNRKGKTPVLDIGTLEKIKSGDIKVVPAIKRFDNGCVELVNGEKQDVDAVVLATGYRSNVPSWLEEGEFFSENGFPKCPFPNGWKGNVGLYAVGFTRRGLSGASFDAIKIAQDIAQLWKQDTKPHKHRTTASHRRCISQF